One Salvia splendens isolate huo1 chromosome 12, SspV2, whole genome shotgun sequence genomic window carries:
- the LOC121757591 gene encoding uncharacterized protein LOC121757591, with product MVNDLVSSQEHMQNNMQSNNDVVHKLQDAQVEHNAAMDMLAKQLSQIATSLSEMGGNEGRIPSTVKPPDRANISQITLRSGREYKGPTIKIDDGTPHVASKEKDNRTPQKKDTEIGKARAEDDIQIGDLGKPVPRMADPFLQDPGAGVEVEEMRKETGESSKGDSNNTVKQVKPFSYRGEAKKKKDDPVDFMEIVGKLEINLSFLQALKLPIFSKFINEFIAGKTKPNGKIVIGETVSAVIQKQRMPSKRTDPGMFTLPISIGNIRVEHAMCDRGASINVLPLSIYKKLEGVRMVDTKVVIQLADRSCINPEGVLENVIVKVYDFLYLADFHMIKMSEYESAESS from the coding sequence ATGGTGAACGATTTGGTTAGCTCACAGGAACATATGCAGAATAATATGCAGTCCAACAATGAtgtggtgcataagcttcaagatgctcaagtGGAGCACAACGCAGCCATGGACATGCTGGCGAAGCAGCTATCTCAGATCGCGACTTCCCTGAGTGAGATGGGCGGAAACGAGGGACGGATTCCTTCCACAGTCAAGCCACCGGACAGGGCGAACATCAGTCAGATCACACTCAGGTCTGGACGAGAGTATAAAGGTCCGACAATAAAGATTGATGACGGAACACCTCATGTGGCGAGCAAGGAAAAGGATAACCGAACCCCACAGAAGAAAGACACTGAAATAGGGAAAGCTAGAGCAGAGGATGATATCCAGATCGGAGACTTGGGGAAACCAGTGCCCCGAATGGCTGACCCGTTCTTGCAAGACCCAGGAGCTGGGGTGGAGGTTGAAGAAATGAGGAAAGAGACTGGAGAATCCTCCAAGGGAGATTCCAACAACACAGTCAAACAAGTGAAGCCTTTTTCCTACCGAGGGGAGGCCAAGAAGAAAAAGGATGATCCAGTAGACTTCATGGAAATCGTCGGCAAGCTGGAAATCAACCTGTCTTTTCTCCAGGCCTTGAAGCTgcctatttttagtaaattcaTCAATGAGTTTATCGCCGGGAAGACCAAACCCAATGGCAAAATAGTGATCGGAGAAACTgtgtcagcagtgattcagaagcaaAGGATGCCGTCGAAacgcactgacccaggtatgttcactcttcCCATTTCAATCGGGAACATAAGagttgagcatgctatgtgtgaccgAGGAGcatcaataaatgttttaccgctttccatttatAAGAAACTAGAAGGAGTAAGAATGGTTGATACGAAGGTGGTAATTCAATTagcggataggtcatgcattaATCCAGAAGGTGTGTTGGAAAACGTGATAGTTAAGGTGTATGATTTCTTGTATCTAGCTGATTTTCAtatgattaagatgagtgaatatgagtctgctgagtctagcTGA